The Rhizoctonia solani chromosome 4, complete sequence genome contains a region encoding:
- a CDS encoding Fungal specific transcription factor domain, with product MPGFSTTELIQNNDIQILDLGIDVNSFVDAFGSGYAFAEALLANSTFQSPESRPLYNPSQARISILGQDEYTIGTDSFLDDDEQEFIKLPEWRPRALEALSPYIPDTDQANWLNALSSYFTFISRYTYEPSKLLKVTKNLTVGYIWLSSARLGLLGIAALFHSQLIEAAITSIQREVAQPGIPINASLAGISMILSYHCFSGNSSAYLTWIETALPMIKALVGSKPVALHRLHGLETIDVRTFVWGDIFTAISSSQPTRLVYDCNAEVLLKKNREGPNLVGADMEIGLEWLCGLPDAMLLLIIQIINLRHSSLPETERFAQAAKIESALRDWKVWPSETTNSVMRVRRMATQEIWRHFTILYLYQAIHKASPSHEVVQHCVSQIFKLGSTLPLGRNPDCLLSVPYFVAGTFAISPKHRQLFRSRLLGCGLEAYGQALAKALEELWQRSLDPSKHDDWTTKSPPIVIFS from the exons ATGCCGGGATTCAGCACCACCGAACTAATTCAGAATAACGATATCCAGATATTGGATCTTGGAATTGATGTTAATAGTTTTGTGGACGCATTTGGGAGCGGCTATGCTTTTGCTGAAGCTCTCCTGGCCAATTCGACCTTTCAATCACCCGAGTCTCGTCCCCTATATAACCCATCCCAAGCTCGAATATCGATATTAGGGCAGGATGAATACACTATAGGCACAGATTCTTTCTTGGACGATGACGAACAGGAATTCATCAAACTACCAGAATGGAGACCAAGGGCCTTGGAGGCTTTGAGCCCGTATATTCCAGATACCGACCAAGCCAATTGGTTGAATGCCCTTAGTTCAT ACTTTACTTTTATCTCCCGCTACACATACGAACCTAGCAAGTTACTGAAGGTAACTAAAAATCTTACTGTGGGCTATATATGGCTGAGCTCTGCACGCCTTGGGCTACTGGGTATTGCCGCCCTTTTCCATTC ACAACTCATTGAGGCAGCTATCACTTCAATCCAACGCGAGGTAGCACAACCTGGAATACCCATAAACGCTAGCTTAGCGGGAATCTCAATGATTCTCTCATATCAT TGTTTCTCAGGCAACTCAAGTGCATATCTGACGTGGATCGAGACCGCGCTACCTATGATAAAAGCGCTGGTTGGTTCCAAGCCGGTGGCATTACATCGGCTGCATGGTTTAGAAACTATCGATGTTCGAACCTTTGTTTGGGGCGACATTTTCACTGCCATCTCTTCATCACAGCCTACGAGACTCGTTTATGACTGCAACGCCGAAGTACTCCTAAAAAAGAACCGAGAGGGACCAAATCTTGTTGGTGCGGATATGGAAATTGGACTGGAGTGGTTGTGTGGACTTCCCGACGCAATGCTGCTACTGATAATCCAAATAATCAACCTGCGTCACTCATCCCTTCCCGAGACAGAGCGTTTCGCCCAAGCAGCAAAAATTGAGAGCGCACTGAGGGATTGGAAGGTCTGGCCAAGCGAGACAACAAATTCGGTAATGAGGGTACGGCGCATGGCGACACAGGAGATTTGGCGGCATTTTACAATATTGTACCTTTATCAG GCGATTCACAAGGCTTCACCTAGTCACGAAGTAGTGCAACACTGTGTAAGCCAGATCTTCAAACTTGGGTCAACTCTACCCCTAGGAAGGAACCCGGATTGTCTGTTGTCCGTTCCCTATTTTGTT GCTGGAACCTTTGCAATTTCACCCAAACACCGACAGTTATTTAGGAGCCGACTGCTCGGGTGTGGCTTGGAGGCATATGGACAGGCATTAGCGAAAGCATTGGAAGAACTCTGGCAGAGATCACTCGACCCTAGCAAACATGATGATTGGACTACGAAGTCTCCGCCTATTGTTATTTTTTCTTGA
- a CDS encoding ribosomal protein L13e, with protein MGFAHNNVLHANHFRKDWQRRVRTWFDQPGRKLRRRQARTAKATRLGVRPLQLLRPAVRAPTVRYNRKIREGRGFTLSELKEAGVGRKEALGLGIVVDHRRRNLSEEGKKLNVERLKAYRERLIVFPRKAGKPKKGDSTGDDLKATTTRAPIALPPSSVHEAPRKITAEERDFKAYRALRDARAEHRHAGARKVREKKKEEEEAAKKK; from the exons ATGGGTTTCGCCCACAACAACGTCCTCCACGCAAACCACTTCCGCAAGGACTGGCAACGCCGCGTTCGTACATGGTTCGACCAGCCTGGACGTAAACTCCGCCGCCGCCAGGCTCGCACCGCCAAGGCCACCCGTCTCGGTGTCAGGCCTCTGCAGCTTCTCCGCCCGGCAGTCCGTGCCCCTACCGTCAGGTACAACAGGAAGATCCGTGAGGGACGTGGATTCACTCTCTCCGAGCTCAAGGAGGCCGGTGTCGGGAGGAAGGAGGCGTTGGGATTGGGTATTGTCGTTGACCACAGAAGGAGGAATCTGAGCGAGGAGGGAAAGAAATTGAACGTCGAGAGGTTGAAGGCGTACAGGGAGCGACTAATCGTCTTCCCTCGCAAGGCTGGAAAGCCCAAGAAGGGTGACTCGACG GGAGACGACCTCAAGGCTACTACCACCCGTGCGCCTATTGCCCTCCCCCCCTCATCTGTCCACGAGGCACCCCGCAAGATTACTGCCGAGGAGCGTGACTTCAAGGCTTATCGCGCTCTTCGTGATGCCCGCGCCGAGCACCGCCATGCTGGTGCCCGCAAGGTCCGCGAGAAAAAG aaggaggaagaggaggctGCCAAGAAGAAGTAA
- a CDS encoding AhpC/TSA domain-containing protein has protein sequence MAYILKACNRVPSRGVLGGKRRLAANLQTVPPGPKPIRLVGCRTCRRIGIPYAQSSDTTERRISRRISASARLFVTQNNPRLQGALSEHAAQSRFQFRSLATIATTTTPTTHQLPGSMTIPTGAEAFDTRNFELLQRVKLDYADVEATPIVKGYFVVATEIFNDSGCPHTLEHLVFLGSEQYPYKGVLDNLANRAFSQGTNAWTDTDHTAYTISTAGSQGFLQLLPVYVDHILYPRITDADFVTEVHHINSKAEDAGVVYSEMQGRQNTAGDLMYHKLQTLFNPPGSAYRSETGGLMEALRILKVDQIRDYHKSYYVPHNLCLIVSGKLQTSELLHVLQTKVEPRILEHGQVKPSTWKRPFIEPRVHKSQHESAGEVAVSFQGPEPEKFTELKAMELLGLYLTDSPVSPLTKEFVENANPLCTSIYCDNNERATFTSSNIYFSSVPTEQLDALHEKVIAKLKQIVAEGIDMDRIRLVIKRDKLKLKSMLESDGGDVFSNGLITDFLYGKEDGSDIAPSLAEMQRYEELENDTGLKVLQSYSAKETGPEGIAKLEEELNKAKAEHDRPIPQDMLTSFPVPDVKGISWIPVQSARNDPFSAKSAKKNELNEHLDKDPIDLPYFVQYDHVQSDFVTISAYLSTTSLPERLRPYISLYLSSFFALPVTQLDGTKISHEDLVKKLDEVTVAYDANCGISGYFADTVRISIKAEVSQYDAVVGLLRDLLYSPEYVKDRLEVNVAKILQSLPEQKRDGNTIMTAISNSLTFETSKSVSNAGGIITQMEFIPELAKKLQESPDEVVKDMKEFREHVTNPHGIRFTVGGNVLALEQPRSAWKNKFEQIKTDSLEPVSWSKDVLSALGEDPKKKAVVVSMPTIESSYAMHTAQGVVGFDHPDYPALRLACEVLDGTESFLWKLIRGSGLAYGANMSLDAESGLLSFLLYRAPDSYKGFQAGAKAVRGLVDGTIELDETALDAAKSSLVFSLTRRVASPGKAALDSFVNQVLKKVPQDHGRELLDRIQAVDLEGVRRALKTQVLPLFDPATSIAVVASSASKSSDIAEGLKSSGFDVELRTLDLSGDEDTDDSGSEGGNSEASPEGVTHRNSRVSSLWNFTLFQLFLPPTSRLFTMPAYVQRPAPAFSTTAVEDGMFKEISLKDYLGKWVVLFFWPMDFTFVCPTEILAFNRALPRFHELGVQLIGVSTDSEYAHLAWANTPAKAGGIGPDMKILLASDKSHKISRDYGVLIEDEGIALRGLFIIDPKGILRQITINDLPVGRSVDETIRLVEAFQFTHGEVCPANWNKGDITIKPDPTNSLEYFAAANPQDRVAEADDGASKKAKAN, from the exons ATGGCCTATATCTTGAAAGCTTGCAACCGAGT TCCTTCACGAGGAGTCCTCGGAGGTAAGCGCCGACTGGCCGCGAATCTTCAAACTGTTCCTCCAGGTCCGAAACCGATTCGTCTGGTTGGCTGCAGGACTTGTCGCCGTATTGGCATACCTTATGCTCAGAGCTCGGATACCACAGAACGTCGTATCAGTCGACGGATTTCGGCATCAGCCCGGCTTTTTGTAACCCAAAATAACCCTCGTCTCCAAGGTGCATTGTCTGAACACGCGGCCCAGTCACGTTTCCAGTTCCGGTCGCTGGCTACTATTGCCACTACCACAACCCCTACGACACACCAGCTACCTGGCTCAATGACTATACCAACTGGAGCTGAGGCATTTGACACCCGCAATTTTGAGTTATTGCAAAGGGTAAAGCTAGATTATGCGGATGTCGAGGCAA CTCCAATCGTGAAAGGCTATTTTGTTGTAGCCACAGAAATTTTCAACGATTCGGGATGCCCACATACACTCGAACACCTTGTCTTTCTCGGATCTGAGCAGTACCCTTACAAAGGTGTCCTCGACAACCTTGCCAATCGCGCCTTCTCACAGGGTACAAATGCATGGACTGACACGGACCACACGGCGTACACAATTTCGACAGCGGGGAGCCAAGGTTTTTTGCAACTCTTGCCGGTGTACGTGGATCATATTCTTTATCCTAGGATTACGGACGCGGATTTCGTTACCGAA GTCCATCATATCAATTCAAAAGCGGAAGATGCAGGAGTCGTGTACAGTGAGATGCAAGGGAGGCAGAACACTGCTGGAGACTTGATGTATCACAA GCTCCAAACGTTGTTCAATCCGCCAGGAAGCGCATACCGTAGCGAAACAGGAGGACTAATGGAGGCGTTGAGGATACTCAAAGTGGATCAAA TTCGGGATTACCACAAATCTTATTACGTTCCACACAACCTCTGTCTTATTGTCTCTGGTAAACTCCAGACCTCGGAACTCTTGCACGTCTTGCAAACCAAGGTCGAACCCCGTATCCTTGAACATGGGCAGGTCAAACCCTCCACCTGGAAGCGTCCTTTTATTGAACCCCGAGTGCACAAAAGCCAGC ATGAGAGTGCCGGGGAGGTTGCAGTTTCATTCCAAGGTCCAGAACCAGAAAAATTTACTGAATTAAAG GCTATGGAACTGCTTGGCCTTTATCTGACGGACTCACCCGTTTCGCCGCTGACAAAAGAATTTGTGGAAAACGCCAACCCCCTCTG TACATCTATTTATTGTGACAACAATGAGCGGGCAACATTTACTTCGAGTAATATTTATTTTAGTTCGGTTCCAACGGAACAACTGGACGCTCTTCATGAGAAAGTTATTGCCAAATTGAAACAAATTGTTGCCGAGGGTATAGATATGGATCGGATTCGGTTGGTGATCAAACGCGACAAGCTCAAG CTTAAGAGCATGCTCGAGTCCGATGGTGGAGATGTTTTCTCCAACGGGCTAATCACAG ACTTTTTGTATGGAAAAGAAGACGGAAGTGATATCGCACCTTCATTGGCTGAAATGCAGCGCTATGAAGAGCTCGAAAATG ATACTGGATTGAAAGTCCTTCAGTCATA CTCAGCGAAAGAGACTGGACCTGAGGGCATCGCGAAACTGGAAGAAGAGTTGAACAAAGCCAAAGCTGAACACGACAGACCGATTCCACAGGACATGCTTACGAGTTTCCCAGTGCCTGATGTGAAGGGCATCTCGTGGATTCCGGTCCAAAGCGCTAGGAATGATCCTTTTTCAGCCAAGTCTGCGAAGAAGAATGAGTTGAATGAACATTTGGATAAGGATCCCATCGATTTGCCATATTTCGTACAATACGATCATGTCCAA TCTGATTTTGTCACGATATCCGCATATCTATCTACCACATCATTACCAGAGCGTCTACGCCC GTATATTTCTCTTTACCTTAGCTCGTTCTTCGCACTTCCAGTCACTCAGTTAGACGGCACCAAGATTTCGCACGAAGACCTTGTTAAAAAGCTTGACGAAGTGACGGTAGCCTACGATGCCAATTGCGGAATTTCTGGATATTTTGCGGACACTGTTCGCATCAGCATTAAGGCAGAAGTTTCTCAATACGATGCGGTCGTTGGTCTCTTGAGAGATTTGTTGTATTCTCCAGAATATGTCAAGGATCG TCTCGAGGTCAACGTAGCTAAAATTCTTCAATCTCTCCCGGAGCAAAAACGAGACGGAAACACGATCATGACTGCGATCTCAAATTCCTTGACCTTCGAAACGTCCAAGTCCGTCTCTAATGCTGGGGGCATTATTACTCAAATGGAATTTATCCCTGAGCTGGCCAAGAAGCTTCAGGAGAGCCCAGACGAGGTTGTGAAAGACATGAAAGAATTCCGCGAACACG TTACTAACCCGCATGGCATTCGGTTTACTGTTGGAGGCAACGTCCTTGCATTGGAACAACCTCGTTCTGCATGGAAGAACAAATTTGAGCAAATCAAG ACCGATTCATTGGAGCCCGTTTCCTGGTCCAAGGACGTGCTCTCAGCTCTAGGTGAAGACCCAAAGAAGAAA GCTGTCGTGGTATCTATGCCTACCATTGAAAGCTCGTATGCTATGCACACTGCACAAGGTGTAGTCGGATTCGATCACCCTGACTACCCGGCTCTACGTCTGGCTTGTGAGGTTTTGGACGGCACAGAAAGTTTCTTGTGGAAACTCATCCGAGGAAGTGGGTTGGCGTATGGAGCGAATATGTCTCTCGATGCAGAATCTGGGCTCTTGAGCTTCCTCCTCTATCGA GCACCGGATAGCTATAAAGGCTTCCAGGCCGGGGCCAAGGCGGTCCGAGGACTTGTGGATGGGACG ATCGAACTTGATGAGACCGCGCTTGATGCAGCCAAGAGCAGCCTGGTCTTTTCTCTAACCCGAAGAGTCGCGTCGCCTGGCAAAGCG GCACTGGATTCATTTGTGAATCAAGTGTTGAAGAAAGTTCCCCAAGATCATGGGCGCGAACTCCTCGACCGAATTCAAGCGGTCGACCTAGAGGGCGTACGGAGGGCACTAAAGACTCAAGTTCTACCATTGTTTGATCCTGCCACATCGATTGCAGTGGTAGCGAGCTCTGCATCCAAATCATCAGATATTGCGGAAGGACTCAAGAGCTCTGGATTTGATGTTGAACTTCGCACGCTCGATTTATCTGGTGATGAGGACACCGATGATTCAGGCAGTGAGGGTGGGAACTCGG AAGCTTCACCTGAGGGAGTAACACATAGAAATAGTCGCGTATCCAGTCTTTGGAACTTCACTTTGTTTCAGCTCTTCCTCCCTCCAACTTCACGACTGTTCACTATGCCTGCATACGTTCAACGCCCCGCGCCTGCCTTTTCGACTACTGCGGTTGAAGACGGTATGTTCAAGGAAATTTCTCTCAAGGATTATCTGGGAAAATG GGTGGTACTTTTCTTCTGGCCCATGGACTTCAC GTTTGTCTGTCCTACCGAGATTCTTGCGTTCAACCGCGCTCTTCCCAGGTTCCACGAACTGGGTGTCCAGCTTATTG GTGTCTCTACCGACTCTGAATATGCTCATTTGGCATGGGCGAACACGCCCGCAAAGGCCGGTGGTATTGGTCCTGATATGAAGATCCTGCTCGCCTCGGACAAGAGTCATAAGATCTCCCGAGACTATGGCGTCCTTATTGAGGACGAAGGAATTGCGCTACGTGGCTTGTTCATTATTGACCCGAAGGGTATCCTTAG GCAAATCACGATTAATGACTTGCCCGTCGGACGTTCGGTGGATGAAACTATTCGCTTAGTGGAAGCGTTCCAATTTACG CACGGGGAGGTATGCCCGGCAAACTGGAACAAGGGTGACATCACGATCAAACCCGACCCTACCAACTCCCTCGAGTATTTTGCTGCTGCCAATCCTCAAGAT CGTGTCGCCGAGGCCGATGACGGTGCCTCTAAGAAGGCCAAGGCGAACTAA
- a CDS encoding RNA polymerase I specific initiation factor, translating into MSFTPLFALSPRPHRTLIPSTNSRKQHIRFTYDLLHVCLQRGDLVRARRAWAILVKCSEIDWRTLWTVGLALIPGREGGKGGRSTRDHVNYLKRVKLQIPHLQETLLKETILALIDLEEYQEALDELDLYIVTMPFDQNPVLHLYAGMLWLFTAQPQAEVSIDSVSKGTSRNDVARWNAPRVAAAKRHFRRAIALDPGNEFARGWLERLDHGAAGEQPEVSSLGAMDDEDEDEEANIKEEPDITMASYKDEDDDLIALSIKMDTDSDDDDLDEARPSKRPRGYTE; encoded by the exons ATGTCCTTTACTCCCCTGTTTGCGCTTTCCCCTCGTCCACACCGCACGCTGATCCCCTCTACCAATTCGAGAAAACAACACATTCGATTCACATATGACCTGTTACATGTGTGTCTCCAGCGTGGGGATCTGGTTCGAGCTCGAAGAGCATGGGCGATACTTGTAAAGTGTTCAGAAATAGATTGGAGGACGCTGTGGACTGTTGGGCTGGCACTAATACCAGGCAGAGAGGGCGGTAAAGGAGGTAGATCGACGAGGGACCACGTAAACTATTTGAAGCGGGTCAAGTTGCAAATACCCCATCTT CAAGAAACGTTACTCAAAGAGACTATTTTGGCCTTAATTGATCTAGAAGAATACCAGGAAGCACTGGACGAATTGGACCT GTACATTGTTACAATGCCATTCGACCAAAACCCGGTGCTGCATCTTTATGCAGGGATGTTGTGGCTTTTTACTGCTCAACCTCAAGCTGAAGTTTCAATCGACTCGGTGTCAAAGGGAACTAGTAGAAATG ATGTTGCGCGTTGGAATGCGCCTCGTGTAGCAGCAGCTAAACGTCATTTCCGACGAGCTATCGCACTGGATCCTGGAAATGAATTCGCAAGGGGGTGGTTGGAGCGA CTGGATCATGGTGCCGCAGGAGAACAGCCAGAAGTATCAAGTCTCGGAGCTATggatgatgaagatgaagatgaagaggcGAATATTAAAGAGGAGCCGGATATCACAATGGCTAGCTACAAAGATGAAGATGACGATCTCATAGCACTTTCTATAAAAATGGATACTGACTCGGACGATGATGACTTGGATGAAGCAAGGCCCAGCAAACGACCGAGAGGGTACACAGAATGA
- a CDS encoding cytoplasmic protein, with amino-acid sequence MNQVERCTGDGESVRGVIAELKKLSDGAKKLDNPSVTQATTSGLDAMITHLSKKLAPLRSAEELEQSLADTLRELDRTLKEHKNSVTQRKELEAKLAAQRSEMEAKTRTIDAMRQESERARRIEAQMTKMKAEQEALKKELKKAQEDREDARERILVLKRRNHNLVTTNESLKLDLNLSLSARPPSPTRQPSEPTPTKRSSRGSVISIRSQSSPDTKFVSLVSSDDEVRKPTESSSVQFISDDDDEPTLMFREIKQKIRPVKPLLFQQIPHASSSRPPRSVRKRKLAASVPNTPANGGLELRNGKLTRLVATGPKRSKKA; translated from the exons ATGAATCAAGTAGAACGATGCACGGGAGATGGAGAGTCAGTCAGGGGTGTTATAGCTGAGCTCAAGAAGCTCTCAGATGGCGCCAAGAAGTTGGATAACCCAAGTGTCACACAG GCTACTACAAGCGGACTGGACGCTATGATCACTCATCTATCCAAGAAACTTGCACCTCTACGGTCAGCGGAGGAATTGGAACAATCTCTAGCAGACACTTTGCGCGAGTTGGATCGAACTCTCAAGGAACACAAGAATTCGGTCACCCAGCGCAAAGAGTTAGAGGCTAAGCTAGCCGCCCAGCGCTCCGAGATGGAGGCCAAGACGAGGACAATAGATGCGATGAGGCAAGAATCCGAGCGTGCGCGAAGAATAGAAGCACAAATGACCAAGATGAAAGCAGAACAGGAAGCGTTAAAAAAGGAGCTTAAGAAGGCCCAAGAAGATAGGGAAGATGCTCGGGAGAGAATACTAGTACTTAAGCGTAGG AACCATAATCTTGTGACGACAAACGAGAGCCTCAAACTTGACCTCAATCTCTCACTTTCCGCTCGCCCTCCTTCACCTACTCGCCAACCTTCTGAGCCCACTCCAACGAAACGCTCTAGTCGGGGATCCGTAATATCTATTCGAAGTCAGTCCTCTCCTGATACTAAATTTGTGTCTCTGGTTAGTAGCGACGACGAGGTACGCAAGCCAACTGAGAGTTCTTCCGTTCAATTCATCTccgatgatgatgacgaacCAACTCTCATGTTTCGAGAGATCAAGCAGAAGATCAGACCTGTGAAGCCCTTGCTATTTCAACAAATACCCCATGCATCTAGCTCCCGACCACCCAGGTCCGTGCGGAAACGCAAGCTCGCAGCGAGTGTACCGAATACTCCCGCCAATGGGGGCCTCGAGCTTAGGAACGGCAAACTCACCCGTCTGGTCGCGACAGGCCCCAAGCGGTCCAAAAAAGCATAG